Sequence from the Chanodichthys erythropterus isolate Z2021 chromosome 12, ASM2448905v1, whole genome shotgun sequence genome:
cagTGTGCGCGGGCTCTCGTGGTATTTGCATAGCACCagagattaaaggtgccctagaaccctttttcacaagatgtaatataagtctaaggtgccccctgaatgtgtctgtgaagtttcagctcaaaataccccatagattttttttattcatttttttaactgcctattttggggcgtcattaaatatgcgccaatTCAGCGCGTGTCCCTTTTAAATGTTCGctctccccgcccccaagcttgcaactctataatacattgcataaacaaagttcacgcATGCTCGGGCTAACGGGACTAAatctaacattacacactgttggagagatttataaagaatgaagatgtgtttattagggatgtcccgatcacgtttttttgccctcgagtccgagtccgagtcatttgattttgagtatctactgataccgagtcccgatctgatctgatacttctataatacataaaaaagaataaagaagagcagATCCAGGATCCAGAAACAGTGCTTCTCAGGTTTTTCAGGTGTCTAACAGTAATCagatagtaatcaaatataaaatatcactgcatattatctttactgtaaattaaataaagattaatcattattgaagttacaaaaactattcagtcaagagcagtgagtgatttctttgttatttgttgtttgatttaacattaaaaacaggcagcaggaatagttgttttccctaTAAGACATGCACGCGCTAAACGCCTCATTCGCGCCGCGAGACCTCCAGACGCGCGTAAACGCgtctttacattgacttaacattgaaatcattcgcgccagacgctctattcgcgtttggtgtgaacacagcataatacatatatatccgagtcctgatcgggaggtaacgtccgattccgatcgagtcagaaaccacgtgatcggatctggacatccctagtgtttatgcattatacagactgcaagtgtttaaaaatgaaattaacgacatggctctcttgtctccgtgaatacagtaagaaacgatggtaactttaaccacatttaacagtacattagcaacatgctaacgaaacatttagaaagacaatttacaaatatcactaaaaatatcatgatatcatggattatatcagttattattgctccatctgccatttttcgctattgttcttgcttgcttacctagtctgatgattcagctgtgcacagatccagacgttaatactggctgcccttgtttaatgcctcgatcatgagctggcatatgcaaatattgggggtgtacatattaatgatcccaactgttacgtaacagtctgtgttatgttgagattcgcctgtttttctgaggtcttttaaacaaatgagatttatataagaaggaggaaacaatggagtttgagactcactgtatgtcatttccatgtactgaactctaattattcaactatgccgaggtaaattcaatttttaattctagggtaCCTTTAAACTTGTTGGCACTCGCAAGGAATTTGATAagtatatacattaattaattaattaataattaaaatattaatttaaacatgattaaaaatacatactgaGCTAACACAATCTTTGTCAAagaatacacttgtttgttcacagtttgaacgttcttgtttccatttgtttaatttcaagatctgaggtgaattatcCATTGTTGCTTTTACAGCTACAAAGCTGGAGCACTAAATGATATTCAAAGTAACGTTACacgcttttaacattaaataaagcacataaacattacCTGAGATTATCATTATCATACTTTGTGGTGTTGTTCCAgccacaacaaaaaaaagaaaccgTTTCTACAATAGAATCGTCGCGTGTCACAGTCGCAGCTGGTAATCacaacacctctgattggtcattatTTTCAACAGAAAATTTAAAATGCCACTCTGCCATTCCTAATTGATGCCCCcggaagctggtaatgctgtttgtggagttgtttaatcagatcttcagagatttaatgtcttttatcttcagttcatctaaggctTCTCAAAATCAAAGTCTGTTAGCTGTGTTGAcacaggtttagatgttgatttgCTCTTTTTTCATcgctgttttatatatatatatttcatgtaGATTCTCCAAAGAGCGTCTCAGTGTCCATCATCAGTCCGTCTGGTGAAATAGtgtcaggagattcagtgattctgaactgcagcagtgattcaaaccctcctgcAGAAATCAGCTGGTATAAAGGGAAAACATTTCTGCAATCTGGCGACACCTACAGCATCAGTAATATCAAGTCTGAGGCCAGTGGAAACTATTATTGTTCTACTAGAAATAAACATGGATCTCAGTCCTCTGCTGCTGTGACTGTGAATGTCATGTGTAAGTCTGTCTTTAATTTTGATCAGTTCTAGATGATTATTTGCTCAGTTGTTTGTATTGCTGCATGTCATTTTacactttttgtcttttcagatCCTCCAAAGAGCGTCTCAGTGTCCATCAGTCCGTCTGGTGAAATAGtgtcaggagattcagtgactctgaactgcagcagtgattcaaaccctcctgctCTGAACTTCAGCTGGTTTAAAGGAGGAACGTTTGTAGGATCTGGAAGAATCTTCAGCATCTCAAACATCAGCTCTGATCACAGTGGAGAATACAAGTGCAGATCCAGAAATAAACATGGAGAGAAAGACTCTGATACTGTGATGCTGAATGTCATGTGTGAGTTAACGCTTCTGCAGAAACTGACAACAGATCCTCTAGTTCCAGTGAGTTTTGTGATTGTTGATGagacattttttattgtatttcagaTCCTCCAAAGAGCGTCTCAGTGTCCATCAGTCCGTCTGGTGAAATAGtgtcaggagattcagtgactctgaactgcagcagtgattcaaaccctcctgctCTGAACTTCAGCTGGTTTAAGGAGGATGAAACCTCAGCTGTTGGATCTGGACAGAGTTTCAGCATCTCCAGCTTTAGCTCCAGTTTCAGTGGACGCTTCTACTGTGAGGCTCAGAATAAATATGGATCTCAGAGATCAGCGTCTGTTTCTCTCACTGTTAAAGGTATTTTCTATAAACAGACACTCTTTCAGGTTCATCTGTCTCACGTGTGAAATGATCTTCATGATCATCTTGTTTCAGGGGTTCAGAGAGCTGCTCTGCATACAGTTTCTGGGATCGTGGCGGGATGTGGAGGATtgatcttcatcatcatcatcattgtgTTCATAAAGTGAGTGAATGTTGAGCAGCTCCTGCATTCATTTCTTTTGCAATATTTGTTGAACTTAAACCACTATAAATGAAACTTTTCAGTACtttctaacaaaaaaaaaaaaaattctccagGAAGAAGAGGAGAGATGGTGGAGCTGAAGTTATCAGACAAAATCAGGCAAGTTTGATGATTCATATCTGAATCTACAATGACATGGATATTATATTTAACTAGAAAATACAAGACTGACAAGATCATGTACTGCTGCTTGACAAATATTTGACATGAAGACAATCTGGaaaataatgttaatgtaaCTCACAGTCACATGTGTTTCTGAATGATTGATCTGttgttttatttctgtgatattttctgtGATAAACTGCAGGAGGATCGCTCTGACAGATCAGCAGAAACGGCTCTGACCAATGACACTGCACTGTATTCACTcgtatcagccaatcagagggaTGATCTGTATGCCAACATTAAAGCAAAGAAACCTGAACGCTCCGGGAGAAAACAAGCAGAAACAGACTCTGGAGATGTTGGAGAGGTTCAGTATGCCAGTGTCCATCACTTCAAGAACAAAGACATGAAGAAGACTGAAGAGAACGACTGTCAGACCATTGAGACGCATCATCCATTTGAAGCCAACAGGTGAGAAACCATCATTCATCTGAACCCCAATAAAACATGATCAATGCTGAATCAGAGCTCTCGTTTTGGTGTTGTTGAGATTGTTGGATTGTCATCTGCTGGTGGGACTTTCTGAAATGCCACATTAACATATTTGTATAATTTCTCTCCAGATCTGAGGACATTATCTACAGCTCAGTCAAATAAAGAGCATGTGATCAGAGCCACAGCCTGTTAATGTTAATTGGAGACCGATTTGAGTCCAGCACAGATCATGTTCCTATTTTACAGTTCCTAACTGTAAAACCATCttccaaactgtgtttttgcCTTAAATCATTATGATctgtaattatttatatttcagaGCTGTCAGGACTAGAATCACAAAACACTGTTTTATGTTGACAGTGCCCATCTTTACACCAGTTACTTTGGTTTATTTACCTGTGTGTctaggtgtcttggcaaaaggggagattgaaactttgtGTATCAGTtcgaagtgccttaacaggtagagATAGACAGCAGTCCTGacgtgtgaggaagatccatttagatccgctctgatggacaacaaaaaactccctgaaacttcctagctcttccatccagacatccgaaattctgtttttactgttatttaattttttatgcgttacatttttattatatatttgactctcctttatgtaaagcactttgaattataattgtgtatgaaatgtgctatacaaataaaattgccttgcctatGATTAGCCTAGCCAAGTTTGAATTATTTCCAGCTACCTGCTTATAAGACATTTTTCATATATacgtttttattttcttattgaGTTTTGATGTCATAAGTGACATTCACATAAGGCGATCAACTGTAACCATGGACACATTGGTAATtaccaaaacaatgttcctctGTACAGTATTGCCAACGATTTTCAATGGAAAGCAGCTAAAGCCAGCTCAAAAAGTCTCTGAATGTTGTTAAGACATAATGCACCAACTGTCGGCACTTTACATGTTTTCTCTCCTAATCTGTgctcatatactgtatattaaagggttagttcaccaaaaaatgaaaataatgtcattaattactcgccctcatgtcgttccacacctgtaagacattctttcatcttcagaacacaaattaagatatttttcttgaaatccgatggctcagtgaggcctccatagggagcaatgacatttcctctctcaagatccattaatgtactaaacacatatttaaatcagttcatgtgagtacagtggttcaatattattataaagcgatgagaatatttttggtgtgccaaaaaaaaaaaaggacttaTATAGTAATggctgattttaaaacactgcttcaggaagcttcagagcattatgaatcagtgtgacACAGGAAATGTTATCATATATGTCTGTTCAGTCTTCAAACTCACAATTTGCACTTTGAGTACTAGTGAAGAATGCTACTGCAGAGTTTTTACATACTTGATGAGTTTGTAAAATGTAGGGGTGTGAAAAAAAGAACACATTTTGGGGCTTTTTTTCTTTACCCACGTTATACCAAACAGGACCTTAGTGGACCCTTATATCACAGAGGATGCTGCACTTTAAGCTTGGCAAGTAAGTGCAGGAGACAAAATAATGCAAACATTTTGTAGATATGTAATATTATGATGAATATGATTTGGTGGCAGGGCAGCTGCAATGTAAGAAGCTGTAAAGCCCTCATTTATTAGTGTTCAAATCCTGACttttacttttacactgtttatACACCGGACACAAGCAGCACAACGCAACAAAAGCCATTAGAACCCATAATAACCAGTGAAGCTGTCACCACTGTCTGTATGACAGTAAACTGATGTGTGTTATATTTCTGACATGCTCAAAGTATGCACTAATTCTGACATGAAGGAAAAATGGTTTTGGCAATGGTCGCTTTGTCCCGTCCAGTGTAGACAGTCTCAAACAGGCTGTTTgatttctgcaaaaaaaaaaaaaaaggtgcagTCTAGAGCAAAAGACATAAGCTTGATTGAGACTAATTCTTAGCATGCATGAGCAATGACCAGCTCAGCAGTGCAACACCTCGACGCCACTGATCTTATCAGTCGTTTGGTGTTGGCGAGTCACTAAAACTATTTCTGAGCAGcactttttttgttctttgttctttttatacTTAAACAAAGACACTTTCAGAAACTTTATTGCGAGTTTTGCAGTGTATAAAGTGgatgtgtgtatttatgtttGTTTATAGAGCCGTGATGGTTCCCGTGGTGAGGAGCACCAGAGTGACTCTTCATTCCCTAATGTTTCTGCTCTTGACTTCTGGTGAGTCACAGATGTTATAGagcttgttttgtgttttttaaagCATGCATTAACTATCTATTCTACAGTCCACCTATCAGAAACACTCTCTGCCTGTCAATCATTTTTGCTGACTTTGGGTTGGTTGGCGAGAGAGGACATGTGGTTACGCCTTTAAACTGTTGATGTGTTCGCTTTTCACAGTTCTGTGTCAGTGTGATCATTTCTGCCACACCCTTCAGCAGGACTTTTTACACTTCTCACACTGTGCCATCTCTCCAGCAACAAGTGATAGATATTATTTAGCTGCATTTACACATAACTCATACTTGACCATTTGTCTTctaagtgttttgtgtgtttcagGAGTTTTTGGAGAAAACTGGAATGTGATTTATGAAACTAAATCAATATGTGCTCTCAAAGGATCCACAGTAAACATGTCATGCACATACAGATACCCTCAGCAGTATCCACTGACAGAAACCTTTTGGATCAAGAAACCAGATGAAAAGatcaaaagtttaaaagaatatCAGCAGTATAAAGACAGGGTTAAATACATTGAagacagacaaaacaaaactgctGTTCTCAGACTGCACAACGTCACTGAAGATGATGAGAAAGAGTATTGTTTCAGATTAATAACTGCAACTGAAGGACAAAGATGGATTGGTCAACCAGGAATTCAACTTAAAGTTTCTGGTAATCCACTTCTGTCCTTcatttcaattatttatttatttaacaaactGTTAGTAGTTTTAGTTCATGGTTAGAAGGATTTGTGTCCTCCAGCCCTTCAGGTTCAGGCTCCAGAGCAGGTTCTGGAGAAAGAAACGGTCAATCTGACATGTAGAACTACCTGCGATCTGACAGAGAGTTTCATCTGGTACAAAAATGGACAGACTTTAAACTTCCACAGCAACATCCTGCAGCTTCAGTCAGTCCGCAGTGATTCTAGCAGTTACAGCTGTGCCGTCAGAGGACAAGAACATCTGCCCTCTCCTGCTGTCAGCCTCAGCGTCATGTGCGAGAAGGTCTAGGTCTGTAAGCAACAGTAAAGTGTTAGAAGAGTGGCCTGCATGTCTTTAACCTGAAAACCCAGCCAGTCAGAGAGCAGTTTGGCTGTTTAGCTTTGTCTCGTCTGCCCCCTGCTGGAGGAAGCTGTAACTACACAAAGATAAGACACCCGTCCATTCATTAACCATGTATTCTAACTAAAACATAGATActgcaaatattttattatagtatAGATGTAGTATAGTCTAGTCTAATTGTTTTTGTAAAGCTCTTGAAAGTGGATGTATAGCTTTCTTCAGGTCATGGTGTGAATCAGGGCATGTGGTTGAAGTTAGCAAAATGGCTTTAATCcttttaaatcaattaaatctTTTAGCTT
This genomic interval carries:
- the LOC137031965 gene encoding uncharacterized protein, translating into MFVYRAVMVPVVRSTRVTLHSLMFLLLTSGVFGENWNVIYETKSICALKGSTVNMSCTYRYPQQYPLTETFWIKKPDEKIKSLKEYQQYKDRVKYIEDRQNKTAVLRLHNVTEDDEKEYCFRLITATEGQRWIGQPGIQLKVSALQVQAPEQVLEKETVNLTCRTTCDLTESFIWYKNGQTLNFHSNILQLQSVRSDSSSYSCAVRGQEHLPSPAVSLSVMCEKV